A stretch of Miscanthus floridulus cultivar M001 chromosome 13, ASM1932011v1, whole genome shotgun sequence DNA encodes these proteins:
- the LOC136500535 gene encoding chitin elicitor receptor kinase 1-like, which translates to MAPPHALALLLLAASAAAAAAAGDGCLNAGCVALGSYLISRNQNLTYIASLFGIDDSKTLAPYNPGNTNMDYYIQVGQSVNISFTCGCHTFPNSDATYLGGSFPHRVVTGDTYGSIAQNYHNLTSEAWLERTNPFPANNITNTNTTVNVMVNCTCGDRDISPDYGFFLTYPLMGQNLSAVAANYSFNSPSQLELLRKYNPGMDTATSGLVFIPVQDRNGSYHPLNTPGNGGSVGPIVGGGVGGVAFLVLGVLLCIMFYRRRKANKAAIFPSSEDSTQLATTSMDKSTLSTSQADSASGVPGITVDKSVEFSYEELFNATEGFSMSNKIGQGGFGAVYYAELRGEKAAIKKMDMQASHEFLAELKVLTHVHHLNLVRLIGFCTESSWFLVYEFIQNGNLSQHLRGTGYEPLSWAARVQIALDSARGLEYIHEHTVPVYIHRDIKSANILIDKNYRAKVADFGLTKLTQVGNTSLPTRGIVGTFGYMPPEYAQYGDVSPKVDVYAFGVVLYELISAKDAIVRSTESSSDSKGLVYLFEEALNTPDPKEGLQRLIDPALGEDYPIDSILKMTVLARACTQEDPKARPTMRSIVVALMTLSSTSEFWDMNAIQENQGLVNLMSGR; encoded by the exons TGGGCTCCTACCTCATCAGCCGGAACCAGAACCTGACCTACATCGCCAGCCTCTTCGGCATCGACGACTCCAAGACGCTGGCGCCCTACAACCCCGGCAACACCAACATGGACTACTACATCCAGGTCGGCCAGAGCGTCAACATCTCCTTCACCTGCGGCTGCCACACGTTCCCAAACTCCGACGCCACCTACCTCGGCGGCTCCTTCCCGCACCGGGTCGTCACCGGCGACACCTACGGCAGCATCGCGCAGAACTACCACAACCTCACCTCCGAGGCCTGGCTTGAGCGCACCAACCCGTTCCCCGCCAACAACATCACCAACACCAACACCACGGTGAACGTCATGGTCAACTGCACCTGCGGGGACCGGGACATCTCGCCGGACTACGGGTTCTTCCTCACCTACCCGCTCATGGGCCAGAACCTCTCCGCCGTCGCCGCTAACTACAGCTTCAACTCCCCGTCGCAGCTGGAGCTGCTTCGCAAGTATAACCCCGGCATGGACACCGCTACAAGCGGGCTCGTTTTCATCCCCGTCCAAG ATCGCAATGGAAGTTACCATCCTTTAAACACACCAGG AAATGGAGGTTCTGTTGGACCTATAGTAGGAGGAGGAGTTGGTGGTGTTGCTTTTCTGGTCCTGGGTGTCTTGTTATGTATCATGTTCTATAGGCGAAGAAAGGCAAACAAGGCTGCCATATTTCCATCTTCTGAAGACTCTACCCAACTTG CTACTACATCCATGGATAAATCAACACTGTCAACCAGTCAAGCTGATAGTGCCTCTGGAGTTCCAGGAATTACTGTTGACAAATCAGTAGAGTTCTCGTATGAAGAACTTTTTAATGCCACAGAGGGATTTAGCATGAGTAACAAAATCGGGCAAGGTGGTTTTGGCGCTGTCTATTATGCTGAGCTCAGGGGCGAG AAAGCTGCTATAAAGAAAATGGATATGCAGGCTTCTCATGAGTTCCTTGCTGAGTTAAAGGTTTTGACGCATGTTCATCATCTGAATCTG GTGCGCTTGATTGGTTTTTGCACCGAAAGTTCCTGGTTTCTTGTCTATGAGTTTATCCAGAATGGGAACTTAAGCCAGCACTTACGTGGAACTG GTTATGAGCCTCTGTCATGGGCTGCCAGGGTTCAGATTGCACTAGATTCAGCAAGAGGTCTTGAGTACATTCATGAACATACTGTTCCAGTATACATACATCGGGATATCAAATCAGCAAATATCTTGATAGACAAGAACTACCGTGCAAAG GTCGCAGATTTTGGTTTAACAAAACTTACACAAGTTGGTAATACATCATTACCCACACGTGGAATTGTGGGCACATTTGGTTACATGCCTCCTGA ATATGCTCAGTATGGCGATGTTTCTCCAAAGGTCGATGTTTATGCCTTTGGCGTTGTTCTCTATGAACTTATTTCGGCCAAAGATGCTATTGTCAGATCAACCGAGTCTTCCAGTGATTCAAAGGGATTGGTTTATCTG TTTGAGGAGGCTCTCAACACACCGGATCCTAAGGAAGGCCTTCAGAGACTGATTGATCCGGCGCTAGGCGAGGATTACCCCATCGACTCAATCCTCAAG ATGACAGTCCTGGCAAGGGCGTGCACGCAGGAAGACCCCAAGGCAAGGCCCACGATGAGATCCATAGTCGTGGCGCTGATGACGCTCTCATCGACGAGCGAGTTCTGGGACATGAACGCTATCCAGGAGAACCAAGGTCTGGTGAACCTCATGTCCGGGAGATGA